A single region of the Streptomyces sp. NBC_01381 genome encodes:
- a CDS encoding APC family permease, whose translation MSKLTDVPKRILIGRALRSDRLGETLLPKRIALPVFASDPLSSVAYAPGEVLLVLSIAGVSAYHFSPWIAVAVVVLMFTVVASYRQNVHAYPSGGGDYEVANTNLGPKAGLTVASALLVDYVLTVAVSISSGIENLGSAVPFVVEHKVLCAVIVIVLLTLMNLRGVKESGKLFAIPTYVFVAGVFIMIAWGAFRGIVLDDAMKAPTADFEIKPEHEGLAGFALIFLLLRAFSSGCAALTGVEAISNGVPAFRKPKSKNAATTLALMGGLAVTMFCGIIGLAMATDVKMAENPAHDLIDQGVAVGSDYVQNPVISQVAEAVFGNGSFLFIVLAAATALVLFLAANTAYNGFPLLGSILAQDRYLPRQLHTRGDRLAFSNGIVLLAGAAAMLVWVYGADSTRLIQLYIVGVFVSFTLSQIGMVRHWNRHLRSEKDQAKRRRMVRSRAINTFGAFFTGLVLVVVLVTKFTHGAWVALLGMVIFYGVMTAIRRHYDRVAEEIAAPETPTDDSVRPSRVHSIVLVSKIHRPTLRALAYAKLMRSDTLEALSINVDPAETKALKAEWEKRGITVPLKILDSPYREITRPIIDYVKNLRRESPRDVVSVIIPEYVVGHWYEHLLHNQSALRLKGRLLFTPGVMVTSVPYQLDSSEAAKKRARKRSEWNAPGSVRRGPVEKRVKQPSNKG comes from the coding sequence GTGTCCAAACTGACCGACGTGCCCAAACGGATCCTCATCGGGCGCGCACTGCGCAGCGACCGGCTGGGGGAAACCCTCCTCCCGAAGCGCATCGCTCTACCGGTGTTCGCCTCCGACCCGCTCTCCTCCGTGGCGTACGCGCCGGGAGAGGTTCTCCTTGTCCTCTCCATCGCGGGTGTGTCGGCGTACCACTTCAGTCCCTGGATCGCGGTCGCGGTCGTCGTGCTGATGTTCACGGTCGTCGCGTCGTACCGGCAGAACGTGCACGCGTACCCGAGCGGTGGTGGCGACTACGAGGTCGCCAACACCAACCTCGGCCCCAAGGCCGGGCTCACCGTCGCCAGCGCACTGCTCGTCGACTACGTCCTGACCGTGGCCGTCTCGATCTCATCGGGCATCGAGAACCTCGGCTCGGCCGTCCCGTTCGTCGTCGAGCACAAGGTGCTCTGCGCGGTCATCGTCATCGTGCTTCTTACGCTGATGAACCTGCGCGGAGTCAAGGAGTCCGGGAAGCTCTTCGCCATCCCGACCTATGTCTTCGTGGCCGGCGTCTTCATCATGATCGCGTGGGGTGCCTTCCGGGGCATCGTCCTCGACGACGCGATGAAGGCGCCCACCGCGGACTTCGAGATCAAACCCGAGCACGAGGGCCTCGCGGGATTCGCCCTCATCTTCCTTCTCCTTCGGGCCTTCTCCTCCGGCTGTGCCGCGCTCACCGGCGTCGAGGCGATCAGCAACGGCGTCCCCGCCTTCCGCAAGCCGAAGTCGAAGAACGCCGCGACGACGCTCGCGCTCATGGGCGGCCTGGCCGTCACCATGTTCTGCGGCATCATCGGCCTCGCCATGGCGACCGACGTCAAGATGGCCGAGAACCCCGCGCACGACCTGATCGACCAGGGCGTGGCCGTCGGCAGCGACTACGTCCAGAACCCGGTGATCTCCCAGGTCGCCGAGGCGGTCTTCGGCAACGGCAGCTTCCTGTTCATCGTGCTCGCCGCCGCCACCGCGCTGGTCCTCTTCCTCGCGGCCAACACGGCGTACAACGGCTTCCCGCTGCTCGGCTCGATCCTCGCGCAGGACCGCTACCTGCCGCGTCAGCTGCACACCCGCGGCGACCGGCTCGCCTTCTCCAACGGCATCGTGCTCCTCGCGGGCGCGGCGGCGATGCTCGTCTGGGTCTACGGCGCGGACTCCACCCGCCTCATCCAGCTGTACATCGTCGGCGTCTTCGTCTCCTTCACGCTCAGCCAGATCGGCATGGTGCGGCACTGGAACCGCCATCTGCGCAGCGAGAAGGACCAGGCCAAGCGCCGCCGCATGGTCCGCTCCCGCGCGATCAACACCTTCGGTGCCTTCTTCACGGGCCTCGTCCTGGTCGTCGTACTCGTCACCAAGTTCACGCATGGCGCCTGGGTCGCGCTGCTCGGCATGGTGATCTTCTACGGGGTGATGACGGCGATCCGCCGCCACTACGACCGCGTGGCCGAGGAGATCGCGGCCCCGGAGACCCCCACCGACGACAGCGTGCGCCCCTCCCGCGTCCACTCGATCGTCCTGGTCTCCAAGATCCACCGCCCGACGCTGCGTGCTCTCGCGTACGCGAAACTGATGCGCTCGGACACGCTTGAGGCGCTCAGCATCAACGTCGACCCGGCGGAGACCAAGGCCCTGAAGGCCGAGTGGGAGAAGCGCGGCATCACCGTGCCGCTGAAGATCCTCGACTCGCCCTACCGCGAGATCACCCGGCCGATCATCGACTACGTGAAGAACCTGCGCCGCGAGAGCCCGCGCGACGTGGTCAGCGTGATCATCCCCGAGTACGTGGTGGGCCACTGGTACGAGCACCTGCTCCACAACCAGAGCGCGCTCCGGCTCAAGGGCAGGCTCCTGTTCACCCCGGGCGTGATGGTGACGTCCGTCCCCTACCAGCTGGACTCCTCCGAGGCTGCCAAGAAGCGGGCCCGCAAGCGGTCCGAGTGGAACGCGCCGGGTTCGGTGCGCCGCGGCCCGGTCGAGAAGCGGGTGAAGCAGCCGAGCAACAAGGGCTGA
- a CDS encoding class I SAM-dependent RNA methyltransferase has translation MQAEPKNSQAGNSQDSLEEKSLVGQEYEVEVGPVAHGGHCVARTAEGRVLFVRHTLPGEKVVARVTEGGEDSRFLRADAVTILEASKDRVEAPCPYAGPGRCGGCDWQHAKPGAQRRLKGEVIAEQLSRLAGLTPEEAGWDGTVMPAEGDKLPQGEVPQWRTRVQFAVDPDGNAGLRRHRSHEVEPIDHCMIAAPGVTELGIEKHDWSGMASVEAIAATGSQDRQVILEPKPGARLPLVELDKPVSVLRIAEQDGGVHRVHGRPFVRERADGRTYRVGNGGFWQVHPKAAETLMLAVMQGLTPRKGDTALDLYCGVGLFAGAIADRVGEKGAVLGIESGKRAVEDARHNLAAFDRVRIEQGKVESALPRTGITEVDLIVLDPPRAGAGKQTVRHLTGLGARRIAYVACDPAALARDLGYFKEGGYKVRTLRAFDLFPMTHHVECVAILEPAAKGL, from the coding sequence ATGCAGGCAGAACCGAAGAATTCGCAGGCGGGGAACTCGCAGGACTCGCTGGAGGAGAAATCCCTGGTGGGCCAGGAGTACGAGGTCGAGGTCGGCCCCGTCGCCCACGGCGGCCACTGCGTCGCCCGCACGGCAGAGGGCCGGGTGCTTTTCGTCCGCCACACGCTGCCCGGCGAGAAGGTCGTCGCACGTGTGACGGAGGGCGGCGAGGACTCCCGCTTCCTGCGCGCGGACGCGGTGACGATCCTGGAGGCGTCCAAGGACCGCGTCGAGGCGCCGTGCCCCTACGCCGGCCCCGGCCGCTGCGGCGGCTGCGACTGGCAGCACGCGAAGCCGGGCGCACAGCGCCGCCTGAAGGGCGAAGTCATCGCCGAGCAGCTTTCGCGCCTCGCGGGCCTGACCCCGGAGGAGGCGGGCTGGGACGGCACGGTCATGCCGGCGGAGGGCGACAAGCTTCCGCAGGGCGAGGTCCCGCAGTGGCGCACCCGGGTGCAGTTCGCGGTCGACCCCGACGGCAACGCGGGCCTGCGCCGCCACCGCTCGCACGAGGTCGAGCCGATCGACCACTGCATGATCGCCGCGCCCGGCGTCACCGAGCTCGGCATCGAGAAGCACGACTGGTCCGGCATGGCCTCGGTGGAGGCGATCGCGGCCACGGGCTCCCAGGACCGCCAGGTCATCCTGGAACCGAAGCCGGGCGCGCGCCTCCCCCTGGTCGAACTGGACAAGCCGGTGTCCGTCCTCCGCATCGCCGAACAGGACGGCGGCGTCCACCGCGTCCACGGCCGCCCCTTCGTCCGCGAACGCGCCGACGGCCGCACCTACCGCGTCGGCAACGGCGGCTTCTGGCAGGTCCACCCGAAGGCCGCGGAGACGCTGATGCTCGCGGTCATGCAGGGTTTGACGCCCCGCAAGGGCGACACGGCCCTCGACCTCTACTGCGGCGTGGGCCTGTTCGCCGGCGCCATCGCGGACCGGGTCGGCGAGAAGGGCGCGGTCCTCGGCATCGAGTCCGGCAAGCGCGCGGTGGAGGACGCCCGCCACAACCTGGCCGCCTTCGACCGCGTCCGCATCGAACAGGGCAAGGTCGAGTCGGCCCTGCCGCGCACGGGCATCACGGAGGTCGACCTGATCGTCCTCGACCCGCCGCGCGCGGGCGCGGGCAAGCAGACGGTCCGCCATCTGACGGGGCTCGGCGCGCGGCGCATCGCGTACGTGGCGTGCGATCCGGCGGCGCTGGCACGGGACTTGGGGTACTTCAAGGAGGGCGGGTACAAGGTGCGGACGTTGCGGGCGTTTGATCTTTTCCCGATGACCCACCATGTGGAGTGCGTCGCGATCCTTGAACCTGCGGCAAAGGGCCTCTGA
- a CDS encoding winged helix-turn-helix domain-containing protein, which translates to MDSEELLAFLSAVGHAQRIRIITELAPGQLYVSELARRLGVSRPLLYMHLERLEKAGLVVGRLELSGDGKALKYFELAPFDVRLNVDTILAAVQQDTSDGAGQHSPEGS; encoded by the coding sequence ATGGACAGCGAAGAGCTGCTCGCCTTTCTCTCCGCGGTCGGCCATGCCCAGCGGATCCGGATCATCACCGAGCTCGCCCCGGGGCAGCTGTACGTCAGCGAACTGGCGCGGCGGCTCGGCGTCTCCCGGCCCCTGCTCTACATGCACCTCGAACGTCTGGAGAAGGCCGGTCTCGTCGTCGGCCGCCTGGAGCTCTCCGGCGACGGCAAGGCGCTCAAATACTTCGAACTGGCGCCGTTCGACGTGCGGTTGAATGTGGACACGATCCTCGCGGCCGTCCAGCAGGACACGTCGGACGGGGCAGGACAGCACTCACCTGAGGGGTCTTAA
- a CDS encoding MMPL family transporter, which yields MRKRSVTVRVARWSALHPWRAVIGWLVFVVLCLGGGIAAGMNSATSEDFRVGEAGRAEALATEGGVQLRSTEHVLIRAASGPLDKGAADAAVKDITARMKALPEVASVADPVRSADGRVLRVQVELNGSEQDDQDHVPPLQEQTAQAAKAHPDLVIEETGDASVSKGVDGQRDKDLQFSEAITLPITLITLAVVFGSVVMVGVPLLLAVTSIMATMGLAMLASHLLPDTGVGMSMILLIGMAVGVDYTLFYLKREREERARAGGRLTSEALVEAAAATAGRAIVVSGLAVIVSTTALFLAGDVIFDSLATGTILVVAVAVISSVTVLPALLVKLGRRSERRTAKRIARGKPVRTRDETNPGRLWSALLTPARKHPALTLCLSVLVMLGLALPALNLNLKNPARDSFSREIPAMKGYDRLLEAFPELRVRHLVVVRAEASQAGDVRDALTTLDRKAQSDPLFSHPSGAPLLRSSEDRRTTTLELNSPHPTYSEKAEASLDHLRDDYLPATVDKLPGVETAVTGEVPRGTDYVTHQNEKLPLVLGFLLLMTFVMTVFAFRSVVLGLLGAVLNLLSVGSALGLLVLVFQGDWAEELLSFVSLGGISSRVPLFLFVILFGLSMDYQVFVVSRIREAALNGVPTRQAVLDGIASSAKVVTSAAIVMVTVFASFVMLHILEMKQMGFVLAVAVLLDAFVIRVMILPAALLLLGRATWWPSRAIRRAEALAAQRHGAQMAADQRPFTGQGVARHG from the coding sequence ATGAGGAAGCGATCGGTCACGGTGCGCGTGGCCCGGTGGAGTGCGCTGCATCCGTGGCGCGCGGTCATCGGCTGGCTGGTGTTCGTCGTGCTGTGCCTCGGGGGCGGGATCGCCGCCGGCATGAACAGCGCGACCTCGGAGGACTTCCGCGTCGGCGAGGCGGGCCGGGCCGAGGCCCTGGCGACCGAGGGCGGCGTCCAACTGCGGTCCACGGAACACGTGCTGATCCGCGCCGCGTCGGGCCCGCTGGACAAGGGGGCCGCCGACGCAGCCGTCAAGGACATCACCGCCCGGATGAAGGCCCTGCCGGAAGTCGCATCGGTGGCGGACCCGGTGCGCTCCGCCGACGGGCGGGTCCTGCGGGTCCAGGTGGAGCTGAACGGCTCCGAGCAGGACGACCAGGACCACGTCCCCCCGCTCCAGGAGCAGACCGCGCAGGCCGCGAAGGCCCACCCGGACCTGGTGATCGAGGAGACCGGCGACGCGTCGGTGAGCAAGGGCGTCGACGGCCAGCGCGACAAGGACCTGCAGTTCTCCGAGGCGATCACGCTGCCCATCACGCTGATCACGCTGGCCGTGGTCTTCGGCTCGGTCGTCATGGTCGGCGTACCGCTGCTGCTCGCCGTCACCTCGATCATGGCGACGATGGGCCTGGCGATGCTGGCCTCGCACCTGCTGCCCGACACCGGCGTCGGGATGAGCATGATCCTGCTCATCGGCATGGCCGTCGGCGTCGACTACACACTCTTCTACCTCAAGCGCGAACGTGAGGAGCGGGCCCGCGCGGGCGGCCGCCTCACCTCCGAGGCGCTCGTCGAGGCCGCCGCCGCGACGGCCGGCCGCGCGATCGTCGTCTCCGGGCTCGCCGTGATCGTCTCCACCACCGCGCTCTTCCTGGCCGGTGACGTCATCTTCGACTCCCTTGCCACCGGCACCATCCTGGTCGTCGCCGTGGCCGTGATCAGCTCGGTGACGGTGCTGCCCGCGCTCCTGGTCAAGCTCGGCCGCCGGAGCGAGCGCCGCACGGCCAAGCGCATCGCCCGGGGCAAGCCCGTCCGGACGCGCGACGAGACGAACCCCGGCCGGCTGTGGAGCGCCCTGCTCACGCCCGCCCGCAAGCACCCCGCGCTGACCCTGTGCCTCTCGGTGCTTGTCATGCTGGGGCTCGCCCTTCCCGCGCTGAACCTGAACCTCAAGAACCCGGCGCGGGACAGCTTCTCGCGCGAGATCCCGGCCATGAAGGGGTACGACAGGCTGCTCGAAGCCTTCCCCGAGCTGCGCGTCCGGCACCTGGTCGTGGTGCGGGCCGAGGCCTCGCAGGCCGGCGACGTACGCGACGCCCTGACGACCCTCGACCGCAAGGCGCAGTCCGACCCGCTCTTCTCGCACCCCTCAGGTGCTCCGCTCCTCCGCTCCTCTGAGGACCGCAGGACCACCACCCTGGAGCTGAACTCCCCGCATCCGACGTACTCGGAGAAGGCCGAAGCCTCGCTCGACCACCTCCGCGACGACTACCTCCCCGCGACCGTCGACAAGCTGCCCGGCGTCGAGACGGCCGTCACCGGCGAAGTGCCGCGCGGCACCGACTACGTGACGCACCAGAACGAGAAGCTGCCGCTCGTCCTCGGCTTCCTGCTCCTGATGACGTTCGTCATGACGGTCTTCGCGTTCCGCTCCGTCGTCCTCGGACTGCTCGGCGCCGTCCTCAACCTGCTCTCGGTCGGGTCCGCGCTCGGACTGCTCGTGCTGGTCTTCCAGGGCGACTGGGCCGAGGAGTTGCTCTCCTTCGTCTCGCTCGGCGGCATCTCATCGCGCGTACCGCTCTTCCTCTTCGTGATCCTCTTCGGGCTCTCGATGGACTATCAGGTGTTCGTCGTCAGCCGGATCCGCGAGGCCGCGCTGAACGGCGTACCGACCCGGCAGGCGGTCCTCGACGGCATCGCGTCCTCCGCCAAGGTCGTCACCAGCGCCGCGATCGTCATGGTCACCGTCTTCGCGAGCTTCGTGATGCTGCACATCCTGGAGATGAAGCAGATGGGCTTCGTCCTCGCGGTGGCCGTGCTGCTCGACGCGTTCGTGATTCGCGTCATGATCCTGCCCGCGGCGCTGCTGCTCCTCGGCCGCGCCACCTGGTGGCCGTCCCGCGCGATCCGCCGCGCCGAGGCCCTCGCGGCACAGCGGCACGGGGCGCAGATGGCCGCCGACCAGCGTCCGTTCACCGGGCAGGGGGTGGCTCGCCATGGCTAA
- a CDS encoding TrkA family potassium uptake protein: MRVAIAGAGAVGRSIAGELLENGHEVLLIDKAPTAISVERVPQAEWLLADACEITSLDEAALQRCNVVIAATGDDKVNLVVSLLAKTEYGVPRVVARVNNPKNEWLFNESWGVDVAVSTPRLMSALVEEAVSVGDLVRLLRFSHGDANLVELTLPPESALAGTQVGDVEWPQDTSLVTIIRGTRVLAPTADDSLEAGDELLFVAAQAREEQLEDLLSVRREDAVG; this comes from the coding sequence ATGAGGGTCGCCATTGCCGGAGCGGGCGCGGTGGGCCGGTCCATCGCCGGTGAGCTCCTGGAGAACGGGCACGAGGTTCTCCTCATCGACAAGGCGCCGACCGCCATCTCGGTCGAGCGCGTCCCGCAGGCCGAGTGGCTGCTCGCCGACGCCTGTGAGATCACCTCCCTCGACGAGGCGGCGCTGCAGCGCTGCAACGTCGTCATCGCCGCGACGGGCGACGACAAGGTCAACCTGGTCGTCTCGCTGCTCGCGAAGACCGAGTACGGCGTCCCGCGGGTCGTCGCCCGCGTGAACAACCCCAAGAACGAGTGGCTCTTCAATGAGTCCTGGGGCGTCGACGTCGCGGTCTCGACCCCGCGTCTGATGTCCGCGCTCGTCGAGGAGGCGGTCAGCGTCGGCGATCTCGTCCGGCTGCTCCGCTTCAGCCACGGCGACGCGAACCTCGTCGAGCTGACGCTGCCGCCGGAGTCGGCCCTGGCGGGCACGCAGGTCGGCGACGTCGAGTGGCCCCAGGACACCTCGCTGGTCACGATCATCCGCGGTACGCGCGTCCTCGCGCCGACCGCGGATGATTCCCTTGAGGCGGGGGACGAGTTGCTGTTCGTCGCGGCGCAGGCGCGGGA
- a CDS encoding tyrosinase family protein — MVYVRKNVSKLTRTERRRFVEALLELKRRGEYDEFVRVHIAHFTGDGDRGLRVAHTTPSFLPWHRKFTLDLENALRRIDSSVTVPYWDWTRDRKTTSLPWTDDLLGGNGRPGDRRVMTGPFAFGTGGWTIGTGVTEANYLTRDLGRFRGPIDLPTKADLNHALADPVYDVAPWTSTVSRGFRNKLEGWGRGSGRDSWRCHNRVHRWVGGTMVGSGSVNDPVFWLHHAFVDLQWSRWQKRHRNHRYLPATPPGPDSDQYRRVIARHERLPPWDVTPDELDDVSKIYRYA, encoded by the coding sequence ATGGTGTACGTGCGTAAGAACGTGAGCAAGCTGACGCGCACCGAGCGTCGGCGGTTCGTCGAGGCGCTCCTTGAGCTCAAACGGCGGGGCGAGTACGACGAGTTCGTACGCGTGCACATCGCGCACTTCACCGGAGACGGCGACCGGGGCCTGCGCGTCGCCCACACGACGCCCTCCTTCCTTCCCTGGCACCGCAAGTTCACGCTGGACCTGGAGAACGCGCTGCGCCGGATCGACTCCTCGGTGACGGTGCCCTACTGGGACTGGACCCGGGACCGCAAGACGACCTCGCTGCCGTGGACCGACGATCTGCTCGGTGGCAATGGGCGGCCCGGCGACCGGCGGGTGATGACCGGGCCGTTCGCCTTCGGGACGGGCGGCTGGACCATCGGGACGGGCGTCACCGAGGCCAACTACCTCACCCGGGACCTGGGCCGCTTCCGCGGTCCGATCGACCTGCCCACCAAGGCCGATCTGAATCATGCGCTGGCCGACCCCGTCTACGACGTCGCACCCTGGACCTCGACGGTCAGCCGAGGCTTCCGCAACAAGCTGGAGGGGTGGGGGCGGGGCAGCGGCCGGGACTCCTGGCGCTGCCACAACCGGGTGCACCGCTGGGTCGGTGGCACCATGGTCGGCAGCGGGTCCGTCAACGACCCCGTCTTCTGGCTGCACCACGCTTTCGTGGACCTGCAGTGGTCCCGCTGGCAGAAACGCCATCGCAACCACCGCTACCTGCCGGCGACGCCGCCCGGACCGGACAGCGACCAGTACCGGCGGGTCATCGCCCGGCACGAGCGGCTCCCACCGTGGGACGTGACGCCGGACGAGCTGGATGACGTGTCCAAGATCTACCGGTACGCCTGA
- a CDS encoding TrkA family potassium uptake protein, producing MHIVIMGCGRVGSALAQTLEQQGHTVAVIDQDPTAFRRLGSGFGGRRVTGIGFDQDTLREAGIEDAGAFAAVSSGDNSNIIAARVAREMFGIENVAARIYDPRRAEVYQRLGIPTVATVRWTADQMLRRLLPSGAEPLWRDPTGGVQLAEVHASDAWIGQKISRLQEDTGVRVAFLTRLGEAVLPTSQTVLQEGDLVHVMMRTDEVEKVEAAFAEGPEEGH from the coding sequence GTGCACATCGTCATCATGGGCTGCGGGAGAGTCGGATCCGCTCTCGCGCAGACCCTGGAACAACAGGGGCACACGGTCGCCGTGATCGACCAGGACCCCACCGCCTTCCGCCGCCTGGGCTCCGGCTTCGGCGGCCGCCGCGTCACCGGCATCGGCTTCGACCAGGACACCCTGCGCGAGGCCGGCATCGAGGATGCGGGCGCGTTCGCCGCCGTCAGCAGCGGTGACAACTCCAACATCATCGCCGCCCGGGTCGCCCGCGAGATGTTCGGCATCGAGAACGTGGCGGCCCGCATCTACGACCCGCGCCGCGCCGAGGTCTACCAGCGCCTCGGCATCCCCACCGTCGCCACGGTCCGCTGGACCGCCGACCAGATGCTGCGCAGGCTGCTGCCCTCCGGGGCCGAGCCGCTGTGGCGCGACCCCACCGGCGGCGTACAGCTCGCCGAGGTGCACGCGTCCGACGCCTGGATCGGGCAGAAGATCAGCCGCCTCCAGGAGGACACCGGCGTACGCGTCGCCTTCCTCACCCGGCTGGGCGAGGCGGTCCTGCCGACCTCGCAGACGGTGCTGCAAGAGGGCGACCTGGTGCACGTGATGATGCGTACGGACGAAGTGGAAAAGGTCGAAGCGGCGTTCGCCGAAGGCCCCGAGGAAGGTCACTGA
- a CDS encoding tyrosinase cofactor, translating into MAVSAGGVSVGGVQGADTPVGSEPGGWTRREAARMLLAPSALAVAPVITGSRPPQSADQPAGPGAESPFDETYRGRRIQGIPVSHGGLSDPDVAWHVTVDGQPLHLMRRADGTWLSMVDHYSCYETPLEATRAAVDELGPRERLRDLAPGPLGGGHPHREAQHGVRA; encoded by the coding sequence ATGGCCGTCAGCGCAGGCGGGGTTTCGGTGGGTGGGGTCCAGGGCGCGGACACCCCGGTGGGCAGTGAACCCGGGGGATGGACGCGGCGGGAGGCGGCACGGATGCTGCTCGCCCCTTCCGCCCTGGCGGTCGCCCCCGTCATCACCGGCTCCCGCCCCCCGCAGTCCGCCGACCAACCAGCGGGCCCCGGCGCCGAAAGTCCCTTCGACGAGACCTATCGGGGCCGCCGTATCCAGGGCATTCCGGTTTCCCACGGCGGCCTCAGCGACCCCGACGTCGCCTGGCACGTCACCGTGGACGGCCAGCCGCTGCATCTGATGCGCCGGGCCGACGGCACCTGGCTGAGCATGGTCGACCACTACAGCTGCTACGAGACCCCGCTGGAGGCGACCCGCGCGGCCGTCGACGAACTCGGGCCTCGCGAGCGGCTTCGCGATCTGGCTCCCGGGCCGCTCGGCGGCGGGCATCCGCACAGGGAGGCACAGCATGGTGTACGTGCGTAA